One genomic segment of Hordeum vulgare subsp. vulgare chromosome 2H, MorexV3_pseudomolecules_assembly, whole genome shotgun sequence includes these proteins:
- the LOC123431064 gene encoding uncharacterized protein LOC123431064 isoform X1, protein MRTSLMVLASLLLLLVLATTAHGIRLDRHLHEALENKQEQLAGQPPKPNGAADSTGSKPCTADGNCPGKERKPPSPHAHDEPAKHQIPTKKKDDGDAQVTSQGAEQEEAAQPQQKKWSRRTLPRRPHQPQQETRTYPDLIDIAGMDYSPAARKPPIHN, encoded by the exons ATGAGGACATCATTGATGGTCCTggcctctctcctcctcctcctggttcTGGCTACAACAGCACATG GGATTCGGCTGGACAGGCACCTTCATGAAGCACTCGAAAACAAG CAGGAACAACTGGCCGGGCAGCCACCCAAACCCAATGGCGCCGCTGATTCGACCGGCAGCAAGCCCTGCACGGCCGATGGGAATTGCCCAG GAAAGGAGAGAAAGCCACCGTCGCCGCACGCTCACGACGAACCGGCGAAGCATCAG ATACCCACAAAGAAGAAGGACGACGGCGACGCGCAGGTCACCAGCCAGGGTGCCGAGCAGGAGGAAGCGGCGCAACCGCAGCAGAAGAAATGGTCGCGCCGGACGCTGCCGCGGCGACCGCATCAGCCGCAGCAGGAGACGAGGACGTACCCGGACCTGATCGACATCGCCGGGATGGACTACTCGCCGGCGGCCAGAAAGCCTCCCATCCACAACTGA
- the LOC123431064 gene encoding uncharacterized protein LOC123431064 isoform X2 yields the protein MRTSLMVLASLLLLLVLATTAHGIRLDRHLHEALENKEQLAGQPPKPNGAADSTGSKPCTADGNCPGKERKPPSPHAHDEPAKHQIPTKKKDDGDAQVTSQGAEQEEAAQPQQKKWSRRTLPRRPHQPQQETRTYPDLIDIAGMDYSPAARKPPIHN from the exons ATGAGGACATCATTGATGGTCCTggcctctctcctcctcctcctggttcTGGCTACAACAGCACATG GGATTCGGCTGGACAGGCACCTTCATGAAGCACTCGAAAACAAG GAACAACTGGCCGGGCAGCCACCCAAACCCAATGGCGCCGCTGATTCGACCGGCAGCAAGCCCTGCACGGCCGATGGGAATTGCCCAG GAAAGGAGAGAAAGCCACCGTCGCCGCACGCTCACGACGAACCGGCGAAGCATCAG ATACCCACAAAGAAGAAGGACGACGGCGACGCGCAGGTCACCAGCCAGGGTGCCGAGCAGGAGGAAGCGGCGCAACCGCAGCAGAAGAAATGGTCGCGCCGGACGCTGCCGCGGCGACCGCATCAGCCGCAGCAGGAGACGAGGACGTACCCGGACCTGATCGACATCGCCGGGATGGACTACTCGCCGGCGGCCAGAAAGCCTCCCATCCACAACTGA